A segment of the Elaeis guineensis isolate ETL-2024a chromosome 6, EG11, whole genome shotgun sequence genome:
TCTTCTTCTTTGCCTACCAAAGAAATATTGTTTTCATTTATTTATTAGAGCTAGATGTTTCCACATCAAAATTCCATCGTCACACGCACGTGAGTCTagtccaccttttttttttttggttaaagtaGTCTGCTCTCCGACTCCGCCTCGTATCTTACACGGCAACTTAGGAAATGGATGTATCTTTCGCGCGAAAAATGATCGATCTTCTTTCGCGACGTCGCCCGTCGGATCTCGCtccgcatagatctcaaagcaatgCAAAAGGCATCCATCCATATGCGCAGATCTCGAAGCAACCAATTCGCGATCCAACGGCCGATGCGCCAAAGGAGGGTGAATCGTTCTTTCGCTCGAAAGATACAACCCCGTCTTCTCTCCAACCAGGCTGTTCCCCGTCGTTGATGCTAATTTTGGAGAGAGCAACAGCTGGAATCCGCAGCCCGGCAAATTGGACGACGTCAAAAGGCCACGGGCCCCAACCACGACCCCGGGCCCCACACCTTCTGGAACCGTCGAACGCTCCCGCCAATCAGCGGCGCGGTTCCGAGGGTTGGATCTCATCGCTGACCTCATCTCCCCCAACCTCACCGGCAGATGCGATCGGACCAGGGGAGGTGGAGACATTCTTGCCATCGGCGTGTTTATTAAATCTCTGGAATCCCGTGCACCAAATTTTGGCTTGGTTCTAGAAGTCTTTTGACAGCAAAGAGAAAAgtatttctttttgtttttaaCTGCGCTAGAAAATGATGAATGGAGGAGTGTTATGGTGACACAGAGACTTTTGCATAAAGATTAATGCAAGTGCCATACCATTGTGATCGCTGTCTTCACTACTGCTTTCTATTACATCATGTTTAGGTTACTAGTCAATGAAgcaatcaaaattttatgtattaGATGTTTCACTTTTTGATGTAAGATTTTTGTCAATGTAGCACTTTTTTCTTGAATATAGTATAGAGATGGCGGAAATTCCAAATATTGACTTAGGAGATTGAAGACCAAAGCTTTTTATGGGTTGGATTGGATTCCACTGTCTTTCCAATCAATATCATAAATTGAATATTGTCAATAAGTAAATTTACACCTGCATCAACCCTTATCTTAATTATCCAAAATTAATTATACGTGTATACAATGTAATGAAATGTATTATTTTTATTGGTGCAAGTTTTGAAAAAACACTAATAAAAGTTCAGATATTGCTCCAATGACATATAAAGGAAGATTCGGAGAATGCAACTAGGGTTGTATATAACAATCCTTGCCAAACTTCAAGTAGATAAATTACATATGCAATGAGATACCAAActaaatacatattttttttattttcataataatgGCAATAATTCCAATAACAATTTTATCAACAAGTCTCAATCCAATGATTTGGCACCATTTTATAGTGTAAGATGTCCAAAACTTGGGATACAACTAGAATGGGTAAGATTCATTACATGGACTTAGATAAAGTagtaaaaataagataaaatttaaattttcacaAGGACTACACTTGAGGCATTACTTGAATCATGACCTTTTTTACTCTTGCCTCTCTTGAGCTTCTCCACTCAAGTGCTTAAGTTATTAGAATTTGATGTATAATGACATAAAGAAATCATGGATGTATGTGCCTTAAatacttaaaatattttaattatttagacatatgaactttaaaaatatatttccACATTCAAGTGAATAATTTCCATTATTTTCTCCTCGAAAGATAGCAAGAACTTAAGAAAGAAAAACGAATTCCTATTAAAAGGAGTTCTGATAGCCGGTGAAGACTTGAGAATCAGACTTTTATCATCATCACATGAAATGAATCAAGGCCTTTCGCATTATCCacatagacaaaaaaaaaaaaatgaagccattaaggaataTTGCAAGGATGTAAAGCCAAACCAAACAGACTCATAAAGTAGATACAGCATTAAATCGTCAATGAAGAAACATATATAATAACTTGTGGAGCGACGACAGAGACATTCAACGCATCTCTCTTATTCCTGTGGCCCTGGTAGAAAGGTAAAAGGGCAATTTCCAGCATGACGAAGCCATCAAGCGTGAATTGACGTCCTCAGTCGTCAAATAGAAGGACAAGCAGGGGATTGGCTGTTGCTGAATGCTAAAGCCACCTCCCCTGGTTCCtccctctttcctttttttccaaAGCGAAAATTAATCAAACGGGCCCCGGGCACCTTCCCCCCATCCCCGAGCCATTCAAATACCTCTACCCTCTCCCTCCCATGGACCAGCCAAAGCCTCGTGCCTTCCACAACCACCACCACCACCGATAAGAAACCAAAACACCATCCTCTTATTAGAAGAACCTTTCGAAAGTTGGAGAGAATCCCTCCCCTTTGTCCTCCTCTTGTTCTTCTATGGTGACCGGAGGCCACCTCCCACTTAACGAGAACGACTCGCAAGACATGGTCATCTTCGAGGCTCTTCGAGAGGCCTCAGCGGTGACCACCGCGGTCACCGCGCCGTCCCCTGCAGCGGCGGCGGGCGATGCGGGGTCCATCCGGAAGCGCATCGAGCCAACCGGGCGCGTCGGGAAGAACCACTACCGGGGAGTGAGGCGGCGGCCGTGGGGGAAATACGCCGCGGAGATTCGCGACTCTTCGCGGCACGGCGCACGCCTGTGGCTCGGGACGTTCAACACGGCGGAAGAGGCGGCCCGGGCGTATGACCGCGCCGCTTTCCGGATGCGGGGCGCCAAAGCGATGCTGAATTTCCCGCCGCCACTCGCGatgggcggcggcggcggcgttgTCGCGGCGCCGGGCGGGGGTGGGGTGGTGGTGCTTCAGGATCTGGGGCCGGATTACCTGGAGAGATTGCTTCGGGCTTCTGAAGTGGGTGAAGGTGCAAGTGAGTGTTCCCAGTCGGCAATTCAGTACCGTTTGATGTCCCAGTGAAGCCTGGTGATTGGGTGAAGCTATTGTGATATCTGGACTCAATTTATCCAGGTTAGGATGGAGAGGAGTTCTTGCTGAGCTATGTAATAGAAAATGTTACTAATTAAGATGGACATGGCTTTGATAATGGACAAAATTCCAAAGATCACGTATAAAACACCatttatcgattaaatatagaTATTGGTGATTAACCGAGAGGAAGGCAAGTCCAACCAGCATCATTGGTCTGGCCATGTACCGCATCAATTCCGAACTACTGTGTCGGTCTAGTAAATTGAGTGGAGATCTGGCAAGCAATTGATAAAGATCACCAATGTATTCTTGATTGTTCCAAGGGCTTTATGTGGTACATGCCTGATAGGATAGGATATTGCCCACTCTGCTCCTTACTTCTTTTGGAATTCATAAAATTAGTGAATCATGTTGTTCGATCATTCTTCTCCATttgcatatattatttttttaaaaaatactgcaATAATCCTCAATCTCTCTCTTTCTAATTATTCTATCTATACCCGTGACAAGCAAGCATATTCTCGAGTATATGGGCAGGTTTGTAATTCCCCAGCACTATTTCACCGATCCTTGTCGGTCCCTCTGGTTACGTTCCTCTtcctttaatattttaatttttgttaaaatatggatattttaagATACATCATCTTAAGTTCTTAGTGCAGATTGTATCCAGTCTAGCATAAAGAGGTTGGTTGACGATATGGACTAACCACTAGCATGCGATGAAATACAAATTGGATGAGTAGAAGCTAGGAAGAAGGACAAGCTACCACACAATAATGAAAACATGGGACCTATCATTAACCATACAATATATAGGTTATCAATGTATGCTTAGATTGCATTCTAATGCAAGGGCCAAATCTTATCAGATGGGCAATGCTAAATCCATCACTAGCAATGATGCCCAAGTAGTGCTAAACCACTTGAAATATTGCCTACAGGTGGTTTAACCACCGGGAAAGTTAACTTCACCCCACTCACAATTAGTTTTGTGCTAACTGCTAATTTTGTCTTCTAAAGATATCTTGTAATAATTTGCATCCATTTGCTTACCAATCAAGAGGTTTCAGATTCAAGATGAGGAGGATTATTCATATTTTAAGTCTAAAAGTAAATTGTGCTTTTTGGAGCATTATGGATGATTAGTAGATATATAAGGAGTGCAGAGTAGGTGGGATTGTTTTGCTAATTTTATATAGAGaagacaggaaaaaaaaaaaaaaaagtgtaagCTTCTTTGGGGTGGATAAATACTTTGGATATCGATATCATTAAAGAAAAGGATTTCCAACCCAGATATTTTGCATGAAGAGTTTTCTGGAGTGCATCAAATTGACTTGAGGTAGTGGGTATACCTCTCTGCCTACCAACCATAaattttgcatttgaattttGGATGGGGAACCCTCACGTGATAGTCCTACATAATTCTAgcatcgtttttttttttttttttttccatttattTAAGAAAAAATCTAAGACGGACTCAaagttttattttcatattttaagaaGCCGAGCCCATATGCAACTTGGCCACGTGTACGTGGGGCCTATATGCTTCTACCTCCTCCAATAGGAAGCTCGTTGCAGCGGAAGCGTTGCACGAGCTGATGCGACGAACAACAGCCGGAAACAAATAGCCCAGGCGTCAACGGGTGCGGTCTGCCGGCCCGCAAAAATGGGAACGAGAGGCCTCCTCTCCCTCGTTCCCGCCTGCCTCCTCGTCGCCTCCTCCCTCGtcgcctcctctcctcttcttggCGTCTCCCCGCAAGGTAAACCTGTGTCCCCGTTCCGAACGATCCGACCGTCCGTTTCTGATCCgacgcatctttttttttttttaatttcatttttcaATTCGTCTGACCGATTTCTATATAAATAATCGGGAAATTGTAGACGAGAAGTATTTCGCGGTCGCGGGGGCGGTGATCGCGTGCAAGGACGGGTCGAGAACCTTCTCGAGGGATCGCCTCAACGACGGCTACTGCGATTGCCTCGACGGAACCGACGAACCCGGTGAGAGCTAAAACCCACCCAAAACCCCTAATCCACTTCATGTGGTGTCGACAAGCCTTGGAtcgattttcttcctt
Coding sequences within it:
- the LOC105047248 gene encoding pathogenesis-related genes transcriptional activator PTI5 → MVTGGHLPLNENDSQDMVIFEALREASAVTTAVTAPSPAAAAGDAGSIRKRIEPTGRVGKNHYRGVRRRPWGKYAAEIRDSSRHGARLWLGTFNTAEEAARAYDRAAFRMRGAKAMLNFPPPLAMGGGGGVVAAPGGGGVVVLQDLGPDYLERLLRASEVGEGASECSQSAIQYRLMSQ